From the Estrella lausannensis genome, one window contains:
- a CDS encoding DUF2157 domain-containing protein: MFHVSKKQALFVKELCRGLVSESVISEEVAKSIEAHIVEDSFDWRRITRYAIWAAVVSLIIASLTLLSTSVVIDLITSIFKQPDIGFAVVFSCLAAVSFFVGYRRSQQHPSKRVTNEGVMFLGCVFLSFALNSVGVSMQWGTEGELNLLLFSCVLFATLGYLLKSPLIFCYALILAGGYFGAETGYVSGFGAYWLGINYPLRFFFFGVSLVLIALALRDFNSFRPLYAVTKNIGLLYGFVSLWVLSIFGNYGDMDVWSDAGRFELLHWSLIFLAGSIAAIYLGVKLDDSGFRGFGLTFLFINLYTRYFEHFWDKMPLALFFALLGASFWLLGAYAERIWVKSGSFFSKK, translated from the coding sequence ATGTTCCACGTCAGCAAAAAACAGGCTCTTTTTGTCAAGGAGCTGTGCCGCGGGCTTGTTAGCGAGAGTGTCATTTCAGAGGAAGTGGCCAAATCAATAGAGGCCCACATTGTAGAGGACTCTTTTGACTGGAGGCGGATCACCCGCTACGCGATATGGGCGGCAGTCGTATCCCTTATCATCGCCTCCTTGACCTTGCTTTCAACCAGTGTCGTGATCGACCTTATCACTTCCATCTTCAAGCAGCCGGATATCGGCTTTGCTGTCGTTTTTTCGTGCCTGGCGGCTGTGTCATTCTTCGTCGGATACCGAAGGAGTCAACAGCATCCATCGAAAAGGGTCACCAACGAAGGTGTCATGTTCTTGGGATGCGTGTTTCTCTCTTTTGCCCTAAACAGCGTAGGGGTTTCCATGCAATGGGGCACCGAGGGAGAGCTTAACCTTTTGCTCTTTTCGTGCGTACTCTTTGCCACTCTTGGCTATCTGCTCAAATCACCGCTGATTTTTTGTTACGCACTAATACTTGCAGGCGGTTACTTTGGGGCAGAGACAGGCTATGTGTCTGGATTTGGCGCCTATTGGCTGGGCATCAACTATCCACTCCGTTTCTTCTTCTTTGGCGTTTCGTTGGTTTTGATAGCGCTTGCGCTAAGGGATTTTAATTCATTCCGCCCTCTTTATGCCGTCACTAAAAACATCGGGCTTCTCTACGGCTTTGTCTCTCTTTGGGTTCTATCCATCTTCGGTAACTACGGGGATATGGACGTGTGGTCAGATGCAGGCCGCTTTGAGCTGCTCCACTGGTCCCTGATCTTTTTAGCCGGTAGCATTGCTGCGATCTATCTGGGTGTCAAGCTAGATGACAGTGGGTTCAGAGGTTTTGGACTGACCTTTCTTTTCATCAACCTCTATACCCGTTATTTTGAGCATTTCTGGGACAAGATGCCGCTCGCGCTCTTCTTTGCTTTACTGGGTGCTTCCTTCTGGCTGCTTGGGGCTTATGCCGAAAGAATCTGGGTTAAATCAGGCAGCTTTTTTTCAAAAAAATAA